In Nitrosophilus alvini, the following are encoded in one genomic region:
- a CDS encoding DnaJ C-terminal domain-containing protein codes for MSKSLYETLGISPDASADEIKKAYRKLARKYHPDINKDPDAEEKFKEINAAYEILSDPEKRKQYDQYGDAMFGGQNFHDFAQQQFHQNVDLDEILRNIFGGGFRFESGRGGGFGGFGGFGFEEYAMPDLDIHAKITIPFNTAVLGGTHSITINGETFDIRIPPGVKTGETLRIRGKGKSYNGKRGDLLLKVEVAPSPEYERVGYNLYKDIDIPLKTAMFGGKVKVQTLEKEITLKVPQNTKCGQKFRVKGLGVLNRKTGIKGDLYLRANIILPKVEELDPELRKMMEERLPGGE; via the coding sequence TTGAGCAAAAGTTTGTATGAGACATTGGGTATCAGTCCTGATGCAAGTGCCGATGAGATAAAAAAAGCGTATAGAAAATTAGCAAGGAAGTATCATCCCGATATCAACAAAGATCCCGATGCAGAAGAGAAATTTAAAGAGATAAATGCTGCATATGAGATTTTAAGTGATCCAGAAAAGAGAAAACAGTATGACCAGTATGGTGATGCGATGTTCGGTGGACAGAATTTTCATGATTTTGCACAGCAGCAGTTTCATCAAAATGTGGATCTTGATGAGATACTCAGAAATATTTTCGGCGGCGGTTTCAGATTTGAGAGTGGAAGAGGCGGCGGATTTGGAGGATTTGGCGGCTTCGGGTTTGAAGAGTATGCAATGCCAGATCTCGATATCCACGCAAAAATAACCATACCATTCAATACTGCGGTATTGGGTGGAACACACAGCATAACAATCAACGGAGAAACTTTTGATATAAGAATACCACCCGGTGTAAAGACAGGTGAAACTTTAAGAATCAGGGGAAAAGGAAAAAGCTATAACGGAAAAAGAGGAGATCTTCTTTTAAAAGTGGAGGTTGCTCCGAGTCCCGAATACGAAAGGGTAGGTTATAATCTTTACAAAGATATAGATATTCCTCTTAAAACCGCTATGTTCGGTGGAAAAGTAAAGGTTCAGACTTTGGAAAAAGAGATAACTTTGAAAGTACCTCAAAATACAAAGTGCGGACAGAAATTCAGAGTAAAAGGACTGGGAGTTTTAAATCGTAAAACCGGTATAAAAGGAGATCTTTACCTAAGAGCAAATATAATTTTACCTAAAGTAGAAGAACTTGATCCCGAACTTAGGAAAATGATGGAAGAGAGGCTTCCAGGAGGTGAATAA
- a CDS encoding heat shock protein transcriptional repressor HspR, whose amino-acid sequence MHGYDEPVFLISVVAKVLKIHPQTLRQYEREGLVKPSRTEGKMRLYSQRDIDRIKMILRLTRELGVNLAGVDIILRLKEQMEEMEREIEELKDELANYQAANGQIPKNRSMVKKRDSYEIIIFEE is encoded by the coding sequence ATGCATGGATATGATGAACCGGTATTTCTGATAAGCGTAGTTGCAAAAGTTTTGAAAATACATCCGCAGACACTCAGACAGTATGAAAGAGAAGGACTTGTAAAACCTTCAAGAACAGAAGGTAAGATGAGGCTTTATTCTCAAAGAGATATAGACAGAATTAAAATGATTCTTCGTTTGACAAGAGAATTGGGCGTAAATCTTGCAGGTGTAGATATTATTCTAAGGCTCAAGGAACAGATGGAAGAGATGGAAAGAGAGATAGAAGAGCTTAAAGATGAACTTGCAAATTATCAGGCTGCAAACGGTCAGATACCGAAAAATCGTTCTATGGTTAAAAAAAGAGATAGTTACGAAATTATTATTTTTGAAGAGTAG
- the murA gene encoding UDP-N-acetylglucosamine 1-carboxyvinyltransferase, giving the protein MDYLEIEGGRKLKGSVKISGAKNAALPLIASTILAKNRVSMTNIPNVADIRTLLQLLKILGAQFELNNSDLNIDTSGVSSTTAIYDIVRTMRASILVLGPLLSRFGHCEVSLPGGCAIGQRPIDLHLKALEQMGANIEIKNGYVIAKAKNGLRGAHIIFDKITVTGTENVIMAAALAKGKTTIVNAAKEPEVVQLCEVLKSAGVEIEGIGSDEIAVVGSERELLEFKPVDVIPDRIEAGTYLCAGAITNSEITVENVIESHLDAVITKLNQMGFETETKNRSITIKPAAKIYPVEIVTSEYPGFPTDMQAQFLALALKAEGTSIIEERLFENRFMHVSELMRFGAVIHLKGNIATVNGPAKLYGADVMATDLRASSALVLAGLTAKGKTKVHRIYHLDRGYSKLEEKLNALGASIKRLKE; this is encoded by the coding sequence ATGGATTATCTTGAAATCGAAGGCGGAAGAAAACTCAAAGGAAGTGTTAAGATATCCGGAGCAAAAAATGCTGCTCTACCCCTTATAGCATCAACTATATTGGCAAAAAACAGAGTCTCTATGACTAACATCCCTAATGTTGCCGATATCAGAACACTGCTTCAACTTCTTAAAATTTTAGGCGCACAGTTTGAACTGAATAATAGTGATCTTAATATAGATACATCAGGAGTTTCAAGTACAACTGCAATTTACGATATAGTCAGAACTATGAGAGCATCCATTCTTGTACTGGGTCCCCTGCTCTCTCGCTTCGGTCACTGCGAGGTAAGCCTTCCGGGAGGATGTGCAATAGGACAAAGACCTATTGATCTACATTTAAAAGCACTTGAACAGATGGGTGCAAACATTGAGATAAAAAACGGATATGTTATTGCAAAAGCAAAAAACGGCTTAAGAGGCGCTCATATTATATTTGACAAAATAACTGTAACAGGAACAGAAAACGTAATAATGGCTGCTGCTCTGGCAAAAGGCAAAACGACAATAGTCAATGCCGCAAAAGAGCCTGAGGTTGTCCAGCTTTGCGAAGTGTTAAAGTCCGCCGGAGTTGAAATAGAAGGAATAGGCAGTGATGAGATTGCTGTTGTGGGGAGCGAACGTGAACTTCTTGAGTTTAAACCTGTTGATGTTATTCCTGACAGGATAGAAGCCGGAACATATCTTTGTGCCGGAGCCATAACAAACTCTGAGATAACAGTTGAGAACGTGATAGAGAGCCATCTTGATGCTGTTATCACAAAACTTAATCAGATGGGTTTTGAAACGGAGACAAAAAACAGATCCATAACTATAAAACCGGCTGCAAAAATATATCCTGTTGAGATTGTAACATCAGAGTACCCAGGTTTTCCAACCGATATGCAGGCTCAGTTTTTGGCTCTTGCGCTTAAAGCGGAAGGTACATCGATTATAGAGGAGAGACTTTTTGAAAACAGATTTATGCATGTGAGCGAGCTTATGAGGTTCGGTGCCGTAATTCACCTGAAAGGAAATATTGCAACTGTAAACGGTCCGGCGAAACTCTACGGCGCAGACGTTATGGCAACTGACCTTAGAGCAAGCAGTGCACTTGTTTTAGCCGGTCTGACTGCAAAAGGAAAAACTAAAGTTCATAGAATTTATCATCTTGACAGAGGATATTCAAAACTTGAAGAAAAATTAAACGCTCTTGGAGCTTCTATAAAACGTCTCAAAGAGTAG
- a CDS encoding tyrosine-type recombinase/integrase, with protein MHYPIDFKDRFEDTLLFWMERFIRHKLNSLSNRQVKDKDRLAYVIKKLTLGTDSIEELADLVKEARNAGLIGINTYFKPLEKLYRYLIMMGPASMKEIDEEMIVDFLTSETGGLSDATKKNHRIAMINFFAYIDKQNLDDSGNAHVYRIELKNWGGLKGKSGQKLPEYLTEDEISKFLEAIETYPFRSDVAARNRLIIKIILYTGIRVGEAIGLRIKDIIPEKDIYLIKILGKGNKHRVVMIKSKHIKSDLQEWLSLRNCENELLFCNKKGTTLTQAYISRIVEKILMSAGIRKEKNGAHMLRHSFATLLYRKSKDLVLVQEALGHASLDTSRIYTHFDRDKLYKAASIMDDIE; from the coding sequence ATGCATTATCCGATAGATTTCAAAGATAGATTTGAAGATACTTTGCTGTTTTGGATGGAGAGATTTATAAGGCATAAACTAAATTCGCTTTCCAACAGACAGGTAAAAGACAAAGATCGCCTGGCATATGTTATAAAAAAATTGACACTTGGAACCGACTCCATTGAAGAACTGGCCGATTTGGTAAAAGAGGCAAGAAATGCAGGGCTTATCGGTATAAATACCTATTTCAAGCCACTTGAAAAACTTTACAGATATCTTATTATGATGGGTCCGGCATCTATGAAAGAGATAGACGAAGAGATGATTGTAGATTTTCTTACAAGCGAAACGGGAGGCCTTTCTGATGCCACAAAGAAAAATCATCGTATAGCTATGATAAATTTTTTTGCGTATATAGACAAACAAAATCTTGATGACAGCGGAAATGCCCATGTATACAGAATAGAGCTGAAAAACTGGGGTGGTCTGAAGGGAAAATCGGGGCAAAAACTCCCGGAATACCTGACAGAAGATGAGATTTCAAAGTTTCTGGAAGCAATTGAAACCTACCCGTTCAGAAGCGATGTTGCTGCAAGAAACAGACTTATTATAAAAATTATACTCTATACAGGTATTCGTGTAGGAGAAGCCATAGGACTGAGAATAAAAGATATAATCCCTGAAAAAGATATATATCTTATTAAGATTTTGGGAAAAGGAAACAAACACAGAGTTGTTATGATAAAATCAAAACATATAAAAAGTGATCTGCAGGAGTGGCTGAGTCTTAGAAATTGCGAAAATGAACTGCTATTTTGCAATAAAAAGGGCACTACCCTTACCCAGGCATATATCAGCCGAATTGTTGAAAAAATTTTGATGAGTGCAGGTATCAGAAAAGAGAAAAACGGAGCTCATATGCTACGCCACAGCTTTGCTACCCTGCTCTATCGCAAAAGCAAGGATCTGGTTTTGGTACAGGAGGCTCTAGGGCATGCTAGTCTTGATACGTCAAGGATATATACACATTTTGACAGGGACAAACTCTATAAAGCAGCCAGTATAATGGATGATATAGAGTAA
- a CDS encoding arsenate reductase ArsC, whose translation MKNVLILCTGNSCRSIMAEALINAKLKGCVKAYSSGVNPSGKVNPNAKKLLQKKGIWEDEYRSKPIEEIEEIPFDLVITVCDNAKETCPVFSRNAKTIHIGFEDPDGKEIAAFEETLNDIEKRLLPVIEKELCN comes from the coding sequence ATGAAAAATGTTTTGATTCTCTGTACAGGTAACAGTTGCCGATCCATTATGGCGGAAGCTCTGATAAACGCAAAACTAAAGGGGTGTGTCAAAGCTTACAGTTCCGGAGTAAATCCGAGCGGAAAAGTAAACCCAAATGCAAAAAAGCTCTTGCAAAAAAAGGGTATTTGGGAGGACGAATACCGCTCAAAACCGATAGAAGAGATAGAAGAGATACCATTTGATCTTGTTATTACCGTTTGTGACAATGCAAAGGAGACCTGTCCTGTTTTTTCCAGAAATGCAAAAACTATACATATAGGTTTCGAAGACCCGGACGGAAAAGAGATAGCGGCTTTCGAAGAGACTTTGAATGATATTGAAAAAAGACTGCTTCCGGTTATTGAAAAGGAACTCTGCAATTGA
- a CDS encoding ArsR/SmtB family transcription factor: MDIFLKTISALNDETRVKILRFLDKHGPLCVCDLQESFAMLQSRLSRHLKILKEAGFLKVERKGTWAFYSIRSPLDRFRKEALEEIRCLDIELPLLKKTEKGKCEL, translated from the coding sequence GTGGATATTTTTTTAAAAACGATTTCTGCGCTGAATGACGAAACTAGAGTAAAAATTTTAAGATTTCTGGACAAGCACGGCCCTCTTTGTGTCTGTGATCTGCAGGAGTCTTTTGCAATGCTTCAGTCAAGACTTTCCAGACATCTTAAAATTTTAAAAGAGGCAGGCTTTCTAAAAGTGGAAAGAAAAGGGACATGGGCATTTTATTCCATAAGATCGCCATTGGATAGATTTAGAAAAGAAGCTCTCGAAGAGATTCGCTGTTTGGATATCGAGCTTCCTTTATTGAAAAAAACAGAAAAGGGAAAATGTGAGCTATGA
- a CDS encoding TetR/AcrR family transcriptional regulator: MSENMGTVKSERGKNTKEKILKAAQELIAEHGYKGASIRKIAKAVGIRESAIYNHFKNKEEIFQTIMKELFSTPFSNFFERKPVSEHALKGKKFLYEYAASIKLVSFDKTNEKMFRIILIELMQNRDVRESFLKYFYEDNIKKLAEAFFVMMQNSLIRSSDPMLMAQEFFAPIFYYRIHITLLRLDEKPTTTLSTMFEKHVDFFWESVSID, from the coding sequence ATGTCCGAAAACATGGGAACTGTAAAGAGTGAGCGAGGGAAAAATACAAAAGAAAAGATACTCAAAGCAGCACAGGAACTTATTGCGGAGCATGGCTATAAGGGTGCGTCAATCAGAAAGATAGCAAAGGCCGTAGGAATAAGAGAAAGTGCTATTTATAACCATTTTAAAAACAAAGAAGAGATATTTCAAACTATTATGAAGGAGCTCTTCTCTACCCCTTTTTCAAACTTTTTTGAAAGAAAACCTGTCTCGGAACACGCCCTTAAAGGCAAGAAATTCCTGTATGAATATGCAGCATCAATAAAGCTTGTATCCTTTGACAAAACAAATGAAAAGATGTTTAGAATCATTTTGATAGAACTGATGCAAAACAGAGATGTAAGAGAATCATTTTTAAAGTATTTTTATGAAGACAATATCAAAAAATTGGCCGAAGCATTTTTTGTAATGATGCAAAACTCGCTCATTCGCTCATCAGATCCTATGCTTATGGCACAGGAGTTTTTTGCACCTATTTTTTACTACAGAATACATATAACCCTTTTGAGGCTCGACGAAAAGCCAACTACAACACTTTCTACCATGTTCGAAAAGCACGTTGATTTTTTCTGGGAGTCCGTTTCTATAGACTAA
- a CDS encoding gamma-glutamylcyclotransferase family protein yields MQKSEYIFVYGTLKSEYKNYYAKKLRSFAKFVTKGSIKGKIVQISWYPGLLPSVYQKDKVVGEIYKIEKAKKLLKLLDKYEEASKYNIRKYEYRRVKARVLGFNGKVYSSWVYFYNKPL; encoded by the coding sequence ATGCAAAAGAGTGAATATATCTTCGTTTATGGAACACTTAAAAGTGAATATAAAAACTATTACGCAAAAAAACTTCGTTCTTTTGCAAAATTTGTAACAAAAGGGAGCATAAAGGGTAAAATAGTTCAGATATCCTGGTATCCCGGTCTTCTACCTTCTGTTTATCAGAAAGATAAAGTAGTTGGAGAGATATATAAGATAGAAAAAGCTAAAAAACTTCTAAAACTTCTGGATAAGTATGAAGAGGCTTCAAAGTACAATATTCGAAAGTACGAATATAGAAGAGTCAAAGCAAGAGTTTTAGGTTTTAATGGAAAAGTATATAGTTCCTGGGTCTATTTTTACAACAAACCTTTATAG
- a CDS encoding class I SAM-dependent methyltransferase has translation MINDKTRWNEKYLKNPPVSEEAIETLKKFYHLSSGNKALDIACGFGRNAKFLAKVGFLVDAVDISDVALEKLSKTENINTIVADLDEYEIPKKSYDLIVCSYYLNRRLFPFIKEGLKPGGVVIYETFLLSENIKPFKEEYLLRVNELLGLFYDFHIIYYEEKEIVREDGKHVPVASIAARSRTCS, from the coding sequence ATGATAAATGACAAAACAAGATGGAATGAAAAGTATTTAAAAAATCCTCCCGTAAGCGAAGAGGCGATTGAGACATTAAAAAAGTTTTATCATCTATCATCCGGTAATAAAGCTCTTGATATAGCTTGTGGATTCGGAAGAAATGCAAAATTCCTGGCTAAAGTAGGTTTTTTGGTAGATGCGGTTGATATCTCGGATGTTGCTTTAGAAAAGCTTTCTAAAACAGAAAATATAAATACAATAGTTGCGGATTTGGACGAATATGAAATACCAAAAAAAAGCTACGACCTGATAGTATGCTCATACTATCTTAACAGAAGGCTTTTTCCGTTTATAAAAGAGGGGCTTAAACCTGGTGGAGTGGTGATATATGAAACATTTTTGCTTTCAGAAAACATAAAACCTTTTAAAGAAGAGTATCTTTTAAGAGTCAACGAGCTTCTGGGGCTTTTTTATGATTTTCATATTATATACTATGAAGAAAAGGAGATTGTTAGAGAAGATGGAAAACATGTACCGGTAGCATCTATTGCTGCAAGGAGCAGAACATGCAGCTGA
- a CDS encoding chorismate mutase, producing the protein MMRKFSSLEEVRKAVDDVDEEIVKLLAKRSGYIKEAAKFKKSVDEIKSDERVEEVLDHVSHLAATLGISPNMVTELYKILIDKMVEMEIEEFKGGGAY; encoded by the coding sequence ATGATGAGGAAATTCAGTTCGCTTGAAGAGGTAAGAAAAGCCGTTGATGATGTAGACGAAGAGATAGTAAAGCTTCTTGCAAAAAGAAGCGGATATATAAAAGAGGCAGCAAAATTCAAAAAATCGGTTGATGAGATAAAAAGTGATGAACGGGTCGAAGAGGTTTTGGATCATGTCAGTCATCTTGCGGCAACTCTCGGAATTTCACCCAATATGGTTACAGAGCTTTATAAAATACTTATAGACAAAATGGTTGAGATGGAAATAGAGGAGTTTAAAGGGGGTGGAGCATACTAG
- a CDS encoding ribonuclease Z — MQLIFLGTSAGKPTLNRNVSALAIKPFQTREWILFDCGEATQHQILRMPLLSIAKLKTVFITHLHGDHLYGLPGLLATRSMQSGAGHLAIYGPKGVKKFLETIFDVSQLNLSFDINIKEVEENEHIQIENFDVYTIKLSHTITSYAYLLKEFDKPGRFNIQKAKELGIPEGHLYAKLKRGEKVVLEDGREFFGRDFVEERIKGRVLLIAGDNDRPDIVVPYLEKTGCDVFVHEATYTEEVYKKIKIKVMHSTAKSVAIAANKSKTKNLILTHFSSRFTESHDKNSHTIKEIYNEARMFYRGNLFLANDFDVYEFDKDNRLILKNISL, encoded by the coding sequence ATGCAGCTGATATTTTTGGGAACGAGTGCGGGAAAGCCTACACTGAACAGAAATGTATCAGCTCTTGCAATAAAACCTTTTCAGACAAGAGAATGGATCCTTTTTGACTGTGGAGAAGCTACACAGCACCAGATTTTAAGAATGCCTCTGCTTTCAATTGCCAAACTCAAAACCGTATTCATAACGCATCTGCACGGAGACCATTTATACGGACTTCCCGGCTTGCTTGCCACCAGATCCATGCAGAGCGGCGCAGGTCATCTTGCTATTTACGGTCCAAAGGGAGTAAAAAAATTTCTTGAAACGATATTTGACGTATCGCAGCTTAATCTATCATTTGACATAAATATCAAAGAGGTCGAAGAAAATGAGCATATACAAATAGAAAATTTTGATGTATATACCATAAAGCTCTCACACACTATAACAAGCTATGCTTATCTTTTAAAAGAGTTTGACAAACCGGGGCGTTTCAATATCCAAAAGGCGAAAGAGCTTGGAATTCCGGAAGGGCATCTGTATGCAAAACTGAAAAGAGGAGAAAAAGTAGTTCTAGAAGATGGCAGAGAGTTTTTTGGAAGAGATTTTGTAGAAGAGAGAATAAAGGGAAGGGTACTTTTGATAGCCGGCGACAACGATAGACCGGATATTGTCGTTCCGTATCTGGAAAAAACCGGTTGCGATGTTTTTGTACATGAAGCTACATACACCGAAGAGGTTTACAAAAAAATCAAAATAAAAGTAATGCATTCAACTGCAAAATCAGTTGCAATTGCAGCTAACAAGTCTAAAACAAAGAATCTTATTCTGACACATTTTAGTTCACGTTTTACAGAGTCGCATGATAAAAACTCCCATACGATTAAAGAGATATATAATGAAGCAAGAATGTTTTACAGAGGCAATCTTTTTCTTGCAAATGATTTTGACGTTTATGAATTTGACAAAGATAATAGATTGATATTAAAAAATATTAGTCTATAG
- a CDS encoding arsenic transporter — protein MILAVSIFAITLIFIIWQPKGLKIGTTAVLGAVAAILLGVVSWQDVLAVTSIVWDATLAFIGIILLSMVLDEIGFFEWAALKMAKLSRGSGNLMFVYTLLLGAVVAAFFANDGAALILTPILLAKMKYLKMDPKAIFAFLMAGGFIGDSASNPLIISNLTNIVTANYFGIGFWEYAKEMFLPNLLSITASIAILWLFFRKSIPKRVEVDNLAEPKSAIKNMTMFYLSWVFLALLLTGYFIGDIYDLPISLFALGGALVFLWIASHFKAAKPIMTVKAAPWQVVWFSIGLYVVVYGLKNAGFTSHLATIIESLAREGKEAAVIGTGFLSAVLSSVMNNMPTIMIMDIAIDQAGHEELAYANILGSNLGPKMTPIGSLATLLWLHVLERKGVKIGWGEYMKVGVLITPPVLFFALLGLL, from the coding sequence ATGATACTTGCCGTTTCTATATTTGCAATAACACTTATTTTTATTATATGGCAACCCAAAGGACTTAAAATCGGAACAACTGCGGTTTTAGGCGCAGTTGCTGCAATACTACTTGGGGTCGTAAGCTGGCAGGATGTATTGGCTGTAACATCCATAGTTTGGGATGCAACTCTGGCATTTATCGGAATTATCCTTTTGTCTATGGTTTTGGATGAAATAGGCTTTTTTGAGTGGGCAGCTCTTAAGATGGCAAAGCTCAGCCGTGGCAGCGGAAATCTCATGTTTGTATATACTCTTCTTTTAGGTGCCGTTGTTGCCGCATTTTTTGCAAATGACGGAGCGGCTCTCATACTGACCCCGATACTTCTTGCCAAAATGAAATATCTTAAAATGGATCCAAAAGCGATTTTCGCATTTTTGATGGCAGGAGGATTTATAGGAGACAGCGCATCAAATCCACTGATAATTTCAAACCTTACAAATATAGTAACTGCAAACTATTTCGGTATAGGCTTCTGGGAATATGCAAAAGAGATGTTTTTGCCCAATCTGCTTAGTATAACAGCTTCGATTGCCATTTTGTGGCTATTTTTCAGAAAATCTATTCCAAAAAGGGTAGAAGTTGACAATCTGGCTGAACCAAAATCTGCAATAAAAAACATGACTATGTTTTATCTAAGCTGGGTTTTTCTGGCACTTCTGCTTACGGGATATTTTATAGGCGATATATACGACCTTCCAATATCTTTGTTTGCTCTTGGAGGAGCATTGGTCTTCTTGTGGATAGCGTCCCATTTCAAAGCTGCAAAACCGATAATGACGGTAAAAGCCGCTCCCTGGCAGGTTGTATGGTTCAGCATAGGCCTTTATGTAGTTGTATATGGATTAAAAAACGCAGGGTTTACATCACATCTTGCAACAATTATAGAGAGTCTCGCAAGAGAGGGCAAAGAGGCTGCAGTTATAGGAACCGGCTTTTTGTCTGCTGTTCTCAGTTCCGTAATGAACAATATGCCTACTATCATGATAATGGATATTGCAATAGACCAGGCTGGCCATGAAGAGTTGGCTTACGCAAATATTCTTGGCTCAAACCTCGGACCCAAAATGACACCTATAGGCTCTCTTGCCACATTACTGTGGCTACATGTTCTGGAGAGAAAGGGGGTTAAAATAGGGTGGGGAGAGTATATGAAAGTAGGGGTACTTATAACGCCGCCTGTTCTCTTTTTTGCACTGCTGGGGTTGCTGTAG
- a CDS encoding diguanylate cyclase, translating to MDKNAYNYEHAIEIAPKIWWVGYVIPDDPFQCHVYLIENGKDSILIDPGSKLTWEATRKKILEVIPLENLRYIICQHQDPDIASCIEDILKEIGTENRFVVTHWRTAALLKHYNWGIDFYEVDENNWKLKTKDRELEFVFTPYMHFAGNICTYDIETKTLFSSDIFGAFRDTFKLFADDPKVYYEQMKLFHTHYMPSRDIVNHGLDMIEAKDIEMIAPQHGSVIPKKMIPYLISRLRKLEVGIYLHFTGYKNVQRLTKANEILSKIFEQITFTTTTLYEKIGTILMLMNELFALERVVCLSSIDGKVVMFDSSINHPIEIHLSEKELFAQIEKILSNEEKTYFVDKIAQNDLHGKYFAFPFVTYNEHHSANGICYFLFAEDEIIDTEDIEILKNFRKLFSIMLMKEIGYYRMQKERNELLHKTITDGLTGLYNRYYLDEIAQKEFNKAKRHGYPLSAVMLDLDHFKDINDIYGHDVGDIILKDFARLLHSNLRESDFLFRYGGEEFLILMPFTSKKDAYLVVERIRNTLKQKNGVEVTNQNIVYSFSAGIAQYEKEKNVKELIRKSDELMYIAKKTGRDRSSLQ from the coding sequence ATGGACAAAAATGCTTACAATTATGAGCATGCTATCGAAATTGCGCCCAAAATATGGTGGGTAGGGTATGTTATTCCTGATGATCCATTTCAGTGTCATGTTTATCTTATTGAAAACGGAAAAGACTCTATTCTTATTGATCCAGGCTCAAAGCTTACATGGGAAGCTACAAGAAAAAAAATTCTTGAAGTTATACCGCTGGAAAATCTTAGATATATTATATGTCAACATCAAGATCCGGATATTGCCTCCTGTATTGAAGATATACTAAAAGAGATTGGAACAGAAAACCGTTTTGTTGTAACGCACTGGCGAACAGCTGCACTGCTTAAACATTATAACTGGGGTATTGATTTTTACGAAGTTGACGAAAATAACTGGAAGCTTAAAACCAAAGATAGAGAGCTTGAGTTTGTTTTTACTCCCTACATGCATTTTGCAGGCAATATATGTACGTACGATATTGAGACTAAAACTCTATTCTCAAGCGATATTTTTGGTGCTTTTAGAGATACTTTCAAACTTTTTGCCGACGACCCGAAAGTCTATTATGAACAGATGAAACTTTTCCATACTCACTATATGCCCAGTAGAGATATTGTCAATCATGGGCTTGATATGATTGAAGCTAAAGATATTGAGATGATAGCTCCGCAACACGGTTCAGTGATACCAAAAAAAATGATCCCGTATCTTATCTCTAGATTAAGAAAACTTGAAGTAGGCATATATTTACATTTTACAGGTTACAAAAATGTTCAGCGCCTTACGAAAGCAAATGAAATTCTTTCGAAAATTTTTGAACAGATAACCTTTACAACAACAACTCTTTATGAAAAAATCGGTACCATCTTGATGCTTATGAATGAGCTTTTTGCTCTGGAAAGAGTAGTGTGTCTTAGCAGTATAGACGGTAAAGTGGTTATGTTTGATTCATCTATAAATCATCCTATAGAGATTCATTTAAGCGAAAAAGAACTTTTTGCACAGATAGAGAAAATTTTATCAAATGAAGAAAAAACATACTTTGTGGACAAGATAGCACAAAACGATCTACACGGTAAATATTTTGCTTTTCCATTTGTCACCTATAACGAACACCATTCAGCAAACGGTATCTGTTATTTTCTTTTTGCCGAAGATGAGATTATAGATACTGAAGACATTGAAATCCTCAAGAACTTTAGAAAACTTTTTTCTATAATGCTAATGAAAGAGATTGGATATTACCGTATGCAAAAAGAGCGCAACGAACTTTTGCATAAAACAATTACAGACGGACTGACCGGACTTTATAATCGTTATTATCTTGATGAAATTGCACAAAAAGAGTTTAATAAAGCTAAAAGGCACGGATATCCGTTGAGTGCTGTTATGCTTGATCTTGATCATTTCAAAGACATAAACGATATATATGGACATGATGTAGGGGATATTATATTAAAAGATTTTGCCCGTCTTTTACACTCTAATCTTAGAGAGAGTGATTTTCTTTTTCGTTACGGCGGAGAAGAGTTTTTAATTCTCATGCCTTTTACCTCAAAAAAAGATGCCTATCTCGTAGTTGAAAGAATCCGTAATACTTTAAAACAAAAAAATGGAGTTGAAGTTACAAACCAAAATATTGTTTACTCCTTCAGTGCCGGTATAGCTCAATATGAAAAAGAAAAAAATGTTAAAGAACTTATAAGAAAGTCTGATGAATTAATGTATATTGCCAAAAAAACAGGTAGAGATAGAAGTAGTCTACAGTGA